The Epilithonimonas zeae genome contains the following window.
TCTCCTGGCTTGTTTTGCTCACCGATAACCATACCAGCATAGATTTCCTCACCCGGGTCAACAAAGAACTTACCTCTGTCTTGTAATTTAGCAATAGAATATTCAGTTGCAGGACCTTGAGTTTTGCTGATTAATACACCATTATTTCTTCCAGGAATAGCTCCTTTGAAAGGCTTATATTCTGTGAAACGGTGTGCCATAATAGCTTCACCAGCAGTAGCAGTCAACATTTGAGAACGTAATCCGATGAGACCTCTTGAAGGAATCTCGAATTCCATATGCTGCATTTCACCTTTAGTTTCCATGATGTGAAGATCTCCTTTTCTTTGAGTTGCCAAATCGATAACTCTAGAAGCGAATTCTTCCGGAACATCAACAACCAAAGATTCGTAAGGCTCTAATTTTTCACCATTCTCACCTTCTTTCAAAATAACTTGTGGCTGACCAATTGTCATTTCGTAACCTTCCCTTCTCATCGTTTCAATCAAAACTGACAAGTGAAGAATACCTCTACCAAAAACCAGGAAAGTATTAGCATCATCAGTTTGTTGAACTCTCAATGCCAAGTTTTTCTCTAATTCCTTAGTTAGTCTTTCTTTCAGGTGGTTAGAAGTTACATATTTACCATCTTTACCAAAGAAAGGCGAGTTGTTGATAGAGAACGTCATATTCAACGTTGGCTCATCAATTGCAGTTCTTGGCAATGGTTCTGGATTTTCTAAATCTACGAAAGAATCTCCAATCTGGAAAGCATCAAAACCTACTACAGCACAGATATCTCCAGCTTTAACTTCAGTTACTTTTTTCTTTCCAAGACCTTCGAAAACGTAAAGTTCTTTTACTTTTCCTTTCACAATTTTTCCGTCAGCTTGTGCCAGACCAATCCATTGAGATTCTTTGATTTCGCCCCTGATTACTTTTCCGATTGCAATTCTTCCTAAGAAAGATGAGAAATCCAAAGAAACAATTTGCATTTGCAAAGAACCTTCAGATACTTTAGGTTCCGGAACATATTGTAAAATCCCGTCTAGTAATGGGAAAATATTGTCCGTTTGTTCCAATGAAGTGTTGAACCAGCCTTGTTTAGATGAACCATAGAATGTTGGGAAATCCAACTGCTCTTCAGTTGCATCCAGGTTGAAGAATAAGTCAAAAACCTGGTCGTGAACTTCGTCCGGACGACAGTTTGGTTTGTCCACTTTGTTGATAACCACCAAAGGTCTAAGACCAAGTTCCAAAGCTTTTTGAAGTACGAATCTCGTTTGTGGCATTGGTCCTTCGAACGCATCTACCAACAAGATCACACCATCTGCCATTTTCAAAACTCTTTCTACCTCACCACCAAAATCGGCGTGACCAGGTGTATCGATTACATTGATTTTTACGTCTTTGTAATTAACTGAGATGTTTTTTGAAAGAATCGTAATTCCTCTTTCTCTTTCCAAATCGTTGTTATCCATAATCAACTCACCACTCTCCTGATTCTCTCTGAAGATGTTAGTTGCGTGAATAATCTTATCAACCAAAGTCGTTTTTCCGTGGTCAACGTGTGCGATAATCGCTATATTTCTAATGTTTTGCATATCCATTTTTTACGCGTGCAAATGTAGTGAATTTTTATGGGATGATGAACTCTGATTCAATTATTTTTAAAAATAAGGCTAAATAATTAACATCTAATTAAAGCTTTGTTAATCAGTAGATTAATTAAAAGCTTTTCAGAATTTCTTTTCCATCAACGGATTGCGTAAAAATCAGGTATTGATTTCCGCCGTCATTCAACTTGTATTTTTTCTTGATTTCTTCTGGTTTCAGAGGATAATTTTTGGAAACAATATTATACTTCTCCCCTTTTTTCAAATCTTTAGCTTCTATTTTTTCAATTTGCAAAACACGTCCTGGGAAATTTTCGATTTTATTTTCTGAAGTATAGAAATGTGTATTCGGATGAAGTTTTTTCAATCCGAATTTATCTGAAATAATGTTAAACGCACCGGCTTTCAGAATTGAATTATTTGGAATATAAAGGAAATTCAAACTTTCTGAGAATTCTGATTCCGCAGATTTTTCGTCATTGAAATTGAAAGAAAATACGGGTTCATCAGATTCAAGATTAATACAAGTTATTTTTGTGTCTTGAATTTTGGCTCCTGAATCTTGTTTTTCAATAATTAATAAAAGTTCTTTCACTTCATTTCTAACCGCAATAATTTGAATTTCTGTAATGCTTTTCAATTCTGAAATTAAATATGAAATATCAATTAAAGGCGATAATTTGACAATAATTTTATCAGAAATTGAATTTAATTTCTCCTCAATTTTTAATAGATTAGGCGA
Protein-coding sequences here:
- a CDS encoding class I SAM-dependent methyltransferase, coding for MNFSKIISSDIQNYIKQNLNSDLNKLLLKKSPFSDVSMQEIVQQIKGKKTAEKKFPFLLKEGIIFPPNLNLEQASSQSTAEYKAQNLKGKTFLDLTCGFGIDAYFLSQNFDEITLIEQNFELISIVENNWKILNRKAKFVNENLEGFLDGLREPQIDNFNKFDVIYLDPARRDQQNKKKFLLEDLSPNLLKIEEKLNSISDKIIVKLSPLIDISYLISELKSITEIQIIAVRNEVKELLLIIEKQDSGAKIQDTKITCINLESDEPVFSFNFNDEKSAESEFSESLNFLYIPNNSILKAGAFNIISDKFGLKKLHPNTHFYTSENKIENFPGRVLQIEKIEAKDLKKGEKYNIVSKNYPLKPEEIKKKYKLNDGGNQYLIFTQSVDGKEILKSF
- the typA gene encoding translational GTPase TypA, producing MQNIRNIAIIAHVDHGKTTLVDKIIHATNIFRENQESGELIMDNNDLERERGITILSKNISVNYKDVKINVIDTPGHADFGGEVERVLKMADGVILLVDAFEGPMPQTRFVLQKALELGLRPLVVINKVDKPNCRPDEVHDQVFDLFFNLDATEEQLDFPTFYGSSKQGWFNTSLEQTDNIFPLLDGILQYVPEPKVSEGSLQMQIVSLDFSSFLGRIAIGKVIRGEIKESQWIGLAQADGKIVKGKVKELYVFEGLGKKKVTEVKAGDICAVVGFDAFQIGDSFVDLENPEPLPRTAIDEPTLNMTFSINNSPFFGKDGKYVTSNHLKERLTKELEKNLALRVQQTDDANTFLVFGRGILHLSVLIETMRREGYEMTIGQPQVILKEGENGEKLEPYESLVVDVPEEFASRVIDLATQRKGDLHIMETKGEMQHMEFEIPSRGLIGLRSQMLTATAGEAIMAHRFTEYKPFKGAIPGRNNGVLISKTQGPATEYSIAKLQDRGKFFVDPGEEIYAGMVIGEQNKPGDLVVNIVEAKQLNNMRASGKDKDTGVAPKILFSLEECMEYIQADEAIEVTPNFIRMRKKLLSEEDRKRVERQAKA